Proteins encoded within one genomic window of Manis pentadactyla isolate mManPen7 chromosome 4, mManPen7.hap1, whole genome shotgun sequence:
- the NDUFS5 gene encoding NADH dehydrogenase [ubiquinone] iron-sulfur protein 5, whose protein sequence is MPFFDVQKKLGINLDHWMTIQSAEQPHKIPGRCHAFEKEWIECAHGIGGIRAEKECKLELEDFTECLLRQKTMKRLRAIRNQRDKLIKEGKYMPPPHHLGKEDPRP, encoded by the exons ATGCCTTTCTTTGATGTACAGAAAAAGCTGGGCATTAACTTGGATCATTGGATGACAATCCAAAGTGCTGAGCAGCCTCACAAAATTCCAGGTCGATGCCATGCTTTTGAAAAAGAATGGATAGAATGTGCACATGGGATCGGTGGTATCCGCGCAGAGAAAGAGTGCAAGTTAGAATTAGAAGATTTTACAGAATGTCTGCTTCGGCAGAAAACG ATGAAACGTCTGCGTGCCATCAGAAATCAGCGGGATAAGTTAATAAAAGAAGGGAAGTACATGCCTCCCCCTCACCACTTGGGCAAGGAAGATCCTAGGCCCTGA